A stretch of the Gossypium hirsutum isolate 1008001.06 chromosome D07, Gossypium_hirsutum_v2.1, whole genome shotgun sequence genome encodes the following:
- the LOC107953571 gene encoding heavy metal-associated isoprenylated plant protein 7: MGEEEKKPVEEKKMEEKKVEDDGKKSEEKKETKEETTPPPPPPPPQEIVLKVYMHCEGCARKVRRCLKGFQGVEDVMTDCKSNKVVVKGEKADPLKVLERVQRKSHKQVELLSPIPKPPSTAEGKKPEENEKPKSDEKKEEPQVIMVVLKVHMHCEACAQGIKKRIQRMKGVESAEPDLKSSEVTVKGVFSPPKLIEYVYKRTGKHAVIVKQEPPPPPPPEDKKEEEKPKDGGKEEKKNEESSGEKDKKDSSSGGGDDKGKDKKGSGGGEGGEANVAAGGGGEVAEGGVEETRVAVELKKNEFYYYPPRYATEFYAYPPQYFSDENPNACSIM; encoded by the exons ATGGGGGAG GAAGAGAAAAAACCAGTTGAAGAGAAAAAAATGGAAgagaaaaaggttgaagatgatggaaagaaaagtgaagaaaagaaagaaactaaagaagaaaccactccaccaccaccaccaccacctccacaAGAGATTGTATTGAAAGTTTACATGCATTGTGAAGGCTGTGCTCGTAAAGTTCGTCGTTGTCTCAAAGGGTTTCAAG GAGTGGAAGATGTAATGACGGATTGTAAGAGTAATAAGGTGGTGGTGAAAGGTGAAAAAGCTGATCCTTTAAAAGTTCTAGAGAGAGTTCAAAGGAAAAGCCATAAACAAGTTGAGCTTCTTTCACCTATCCCTAAACCACCGTCTACGGCGGAGGGTAAAAAACCAGAGGAAAACGAAAAGCCTAAATCTgatgaaaagaaagaagag CCTCAAGTAATCATGGTGGTGTTAAAGGTTCACATGCATTGTGAAGCTTGTGCTCAAGGAATTAAGAAACGTATTCAAAGAATGAAAG GGGTGGAATCAGCTGAACCAGATCTGAAGAGCTCAGAGGTGACAGTGAAAGGAGTGTTTAGTCCACCAAAACTGATTGAATACGTTTACAAAAGAACCGGGAAGCATGCAGTGATAGTGAAACAAGAaccgccgccgccgccgccgccggaggataaaaaggaagaagaaaaacccAAAGATGGTGgcaaagaagagaagaaaaatgaagagagtAGTGGTGAAAAAGACAAGAAAGACTCCTCTTCTGGCGGTGGAGATGACAAGGGTAAAGACAAGAAAGGAAGCGGTGGTGGTGAAGGAGGAGAAGCAAATGTGGCCGCCGGAGGAGGAGGAGAAGTGGCGGAAGGCGGGGTGGAAGAGACTAGAGTGGCGGTGGAGCTGAAGAAAAATGAATTCTATTATTACCCACCAAGGTATGCCACTGAGTTCTATGCTTATCCTCCACAGTACTTCAGTGATGAGAACCCTAATGCTTGTTCTATAATGTAA